Proteins encoded by one window of Gordonia jinghuaiqii:
- the hrpA gene encoding ATP-dependent RNA helicase HrpA, whose amino-acid sequence MPFPSPDSSPGDTAPEPAPEPSPSISRAELRRALDNVGIVDADRLRRRFDALAQPGRRGAKAGGTEAGRGTKAGGTTPTEADKWQRLTDDIEKAQRRLERRRAGVPVLRFPDELPVSAAREEIAEAIRDHQVVVIAGETGSGKTTQLPKICLELGRGIRGSIGHTQPRRIAASSVAKRIADETDTQLGEAVGYSVRFTDRSGADTLIRVMTDGILLREIATDPMLRRYDTLIIDEAHERSLNIDFILGYLRRLLPRRPDLKVIITSATIEPARFARHFSTPERSVPVIEVSGRTYPVEVRYRPLSLQEQPDDGNDAGGGEHADLDQIQGIDAAIDELWAGGRGDILVFLPTERDIRETADALRRRAAAGAEIVPLYARLSIADQQKVFSSSNGRRIVLATNVAETSVTVPGIRYVIDTGTARISRYSTRTKVNRLPIEPVSQASARQRAGRCGRVAPGVCIRLYSETDFDARPAFTDPEILRTNLAAVILQMTSLKLGEIADFPFVQPPDDRAIRDGMGVLTELGAITVPREGGPPRLTPVGRSMSRIPVDPRIARMLIAAKELGCLDHLLVIAAAMSLPDPRERPTEHREAADAQHRRFVVPQSDFLSYVELWRYLEEQRKELSSSRFRRMCEREFLHFLRIREWRDLHRQLTEIVKDLDWSVSPTELDADAVHRAILSGLLGNIAARNTEGREFTGARNTTLLIFPASPLAKKPPPFIMAAEILETSRLYAHTVAGIDPLWVEKLAGDLVKRTYSEPHWSSKRGAAMAYERVTLYGVTLVAQRRVDYGGIDPVLSRELFIRHALVEGDWRTQHAFFDRNRQLLDAASDVENRTRTRGLVITEDQLFEFYDQRVGPEVTSARHFDTWWRKARRDRPDLLDLTPEDVATGTETAPTDYPGVWQQGDTRFELRYRFEPGTPDDGVTVLIPRELLPHVRSSGFDWSVPGMRSELATALVKSLPKQLRKSMSPAQRFADLALGRLTPRKEPLTVGLARELSSITGMTVAATDFDTSRIPAHLRMHFAVVDDAGRIVARADSLAQLQRPTGAAAPKTVTRTLYKTWTPEGIGTLPDQVTVDVAGQRLTRYPTLDAINDEAGRTRGVVVLQAATSESRDRLLRRGIVALLDLAIPPLHKRIASSLGSTARLALSQSPYRDVETLLADCTRRAIRDAVSGLDDAVLTAVRTPEAFAALTDRIRPGIGEAAPAYFALAVDAFEWVAPVRAAIDRHAGSLAADDVAEQLDHLVFDGFVAATPRRHLENLPRYLEAAQARLEALPAAAARDQAGVAVIDRVVERWAQRLEQVPEHRRGVVNDEAHWLVEELRVGLFAQRLKTAFPVSEKRILRSLDRLG is encoded by the coding sequence ATGCCGTTCCCGTCCCCCGATTCGTCTCCCGGCGATACCGCACCCGAGCCCGCACCCGAGCCTTCACCCAGCATCTCGCGCGCCGAGCTGAGGCGCGCGCTCGACAACGTGGGGATCGTCGACGCCGACCGTCTGCGGCGTCGCTTCGACGCACTCGCGCAGCCCGGCCGCCGTGGTGCCAAGGCCGGCGGAACCGAGGCCGGCCGTGGAACCAAGGCCGGCGGCACCACGCCCACCGAGGCCGACAAATGGCAGCGCCTCACCGACGACATCGAGAAGGCGCAGCGTCGCCTCGAACGGCGCCGCGCGGGCGTACCCGTGCTCCGGTTCCCCGACGAACTTCCGGTGTCCGCGGCACGCGAGGAGATCGCCGAGGCCATCCGCGACCATCAGGTCGTCGTCATCGCGGGCGAGACCGGGTCGGGCAAGACCACCCAGCTGCCGAAGATCTGCCTCGAGCTCGGGCGCGGCATCCGTGGGTCGATCGGACACACCCAGCCCCGTCGCATCGCGGCGAGTTCGGTGGCCAAGCGCATCGCCGACGAGACCGACACCCAACTCGGCGAGGCCGTCGGCTATTCGGTCCGCTTCACCGATCGGTCCGGCGCCGACACGTTGATCCGCGTGATGACCGACGGCATCCTGCTGCGCGAGATCGCGACGGACCCGATGCTGCGGCGCTACGACACCCTCATCATCGACGAGGCCCACGAACGCAGCCTCAACATCGACTTCATCCTCGGCTATCTGCGTCGACTCCTCCCGCGCCGGCCCGACCTCAAGGTCATCATCACCTCGGCCACCATCGAACCGGCCCGGTTCGCACGGCATTTCAGCACGCCGGAGCGTTCGGTACCGGTGATCGAGGTGTCGGGCCGCACCTATCCGGTGGAGGTCCGCTACCGGCCGCTGAGCCTGCAGGAACAGCCCGACGACGGGAACGACGCCGGCGGCGGCGAGCACGCCGACCTCGACCAGATCCAGGGCATCGACGCCGCGATCGACGAACTGTGGGCGGGCGGCCGCGGCGACATCCTGGTCTTCCTACCCACCGAACGCGACATCCGCGAGACCGCGGATGCGCTGCGGCGCAGGGCCGCCGCCGGAGCGGAGATAGTGCCGCTGTACGCACGGCTGTCGATCGCGGACCAGCAGAAGGTCTTCTCCTCGTCGAACGGCCGCCGGATCGTGCTGGCGACGAACGTCGCCGAGACGTCGGTCACCGTCCCCGGCATCCGGTACGTCATCGACACCGGCACCGCCCGCATCAGCCGCTATTCGACGCGGACCAAGGTCAACCGCCTGCCCATCGAACCGGTGTCGCAGGCCAGCGCCCGACAGCGCGCCGGTCGCTGCGGCCGCGTCGCCCCGGGCGTGTGCATCCGGCTCTACAGCGAGACCGACTTCGACGCCAGGCCCGCGTTCACCGATCCGGAGATCCTGCGCACCAACCTCGCCGCGGTCATCCTGCAGATGACCTCGCTGAAACTCGGCGAGATCGCGGACTTCCCGTTCGTGCAGCCGCCGGACGACCGCGCGATCCGCGACGGCATGGGTGTACTCACCGAGCTCGGCGCCATCACCGTGCCCCGCGAGGGCGGTCCCCCACGACTCACCCCGGTCGGCCGATCGATGTCGCGCATCCCGGTGGACCCGCGCATTGCGCGCATGCTGATCGCCGCCAAGGAACTCGGTTGCCTGGACCACCTGCTGGTCATCGCCGCCGCGATGTCACTGCCCGATCCGCGCGAACGGCCCACCGAACACCGGGAGGCGGCCGACGCACAGCACCGCAGGTTCGTCGTGCCGCAGTCGGACTTCCTGTCCTACGTCGAACTGTGGCGCTACCTCGAGGAACAGCGAAAGGAACTGTCGAGCAGCCGTTTCCGACGTATGTGCGAACGCGAGTTCCTGCACTTCCTGCGCATCAGGGAGTGGCGCGACCTGCACCGCCAGCTGACCGAGATCGTCAAGGACCTCGACTGGTCGGTGTCGCCCACCGAACTCGACGCCGACGCCGTTCACCGCGCCATCCTGTCGGGCCTCCTCGGCAACATCGCCGCCCGCAACACCGAGGGGCGTGAGTTCACGGGTGCGCGCAACACGACACTGCTGATCTTCCCGGCCTCCCCACTCGCCAAGAAGCCGCCGCCGTTCATCATGGCCGCCGAGATCCTCGAGACCTCACGTCTGTACGCGCACACCGTCGCGGGTATCGATCCGCTGTGGGTCGAGAAACTCGCCGGCGACCTGGTGAAACGCACCTACAGCGAGCCGCACTGGTCGTCCAAGCGCGGCGCCGCGATGGCCTATGAACGGGTGACGCTCTACGGGGTCACGCTGGTGGCGCAGCGCCGCGTGGACTACGGCGGGATCGATCCGGTCCTGTCCCGCGAGCTGTTCATCCGGCACGCTCTCGTCGAGGGCGACTGGCGCACGCAGCACGCCTTTTTCGATCGCAACCGGCAACTCCTCGACGCCGCGTCGGACGTCGAGAACCGCACGCGCACAAGAGGTCTGGTCATCACCGAAGACCAGCTGTTCGAGTTCTACGATCAGCGGGTCGGCCCCGAGGTCACCTCGGCACGCCACTTCGACACCTGGTGGCGCAAGGCCCGCCGCGACCGCCCGGACCTGCTCGACCTCACACCCGAGGACGTCGCGACGGGCACCGAGACGGCCCCCACGGACTATCCCGGCGTGTGGCAGCAGGGTGACACCCGGTTCGAACTGCGATATCGCTTCGAACCCGGAACACCCGATGACGGTGTCACGGTGCTGATCCCGCGTGAGCTGCTCCCCCACGTCCGTTCGTCGGGTTTCGACTGGTCGGTCCCCGGCATGCGTTCAGAACTCGCCACCGCCCTGGTGAAGTCACTCCCCAAACAGCTGCGCAAGAGCATGTCCCCCGCGCAGCGATTCGCCGACCTCGCCCTCGGCAGACTCACGCCACGCAAGGAGCCACTCACCGTCGGACTCGCCCGCGAGCTGTCGTCCATCACCGGCATGACCGTCGCCGCAACCGATTTCGACACCAGCCGGATTCCTGCACATCTGCGCATGCATTTCGCGGTCGTCGACGACGCCGGCCGCATCGTGGCACGCGCCGACTCGCTCGCACAGCTGCAACGACCCACCGGGGCGGCCGCGCCGAAGACGGTGACGCGGACCCTGTACAAGACCTGGACACCCGAGGGCATCGGCACCCTGCCCGACCAGGTCACCGTGGACGTCGCGGGCCAGCGCCTGACCAGGTATCCGACGCTCGACGCGATCAACGACGAGGCGGGCCGCACACGCGGAGTGGTCGTACTCCAGGCGGCGACCTCCGAGTCGCGCGATCGACTGCTCCGGCGAGGCATCGTCGCGTTGCTCGACCTCGCGATCCCGCCACTGCACAAGCGGATCGCGAGCTCGCTGGGCTCCACCGCCCGACTCGCGTTGAGCCAGAGCCCCTACCGCGATGTCGAGACGCTGCTGGCCGACTGCACGCGCCGGGCGATCCGCGACGCGGTGTCCGGCCTCGACGATGCCGTGCTGACCGCCGTCCGCACTCCCGAGGCGTTCGCCGCACTCACCGATCGGATCCGCCCCGGGATCGGCGAGGCCGCACCGGCGTACTTCGCTCTCGCCGTCGACGCGTTCGAGTGGGTGGCGCCGGTGCGGGCGGCGATCGATCGTCACGCCGGCTCACTGGCGGCCGACGACGTCGCCGAACAGCTCGATCACCTCGTGTTCGACGGGTTCGTCGCCGCCACTCCACGCCGACACCTCGAGAACCTGCCCCGCTACCTCGAGGCGGCGCAAGCGCGCCTGGAGGCCCTGCCGGCGGCGGCGGCACGTGATCAGGCAGGCGTTGCGGTCATCGACCGCGTCGTCGAACGCTGGGCGCAGCGCCTCGAGCAGGTGCCCGAGCACCGTCGCGGGGTCGTCAACGACGAGGCGCACTGGCTGGTCGAAGAACTTCGGGTGGGACTGTTCGCGCAGCGACTGAAGACCGCGTTCCCGGTCTCGGAGAAACGGATCCTACGAAGTCTGGACCGACTCGGCTGA
- a CDS encoding aspartate aminotransferase family protein: protein MSDSSATSTEPTIPGGALWHGFADMGAVSASGPFVVTRGEGARIFDRDGNSYLDATAGLWFTNVGHGRTEIADAVAAQLGNLAHYSNFGDIASDVTLQLADELARIAPVPGSKIFFTSGGSDSIDTAVKLARRYWVEQGQPSKRMVVSRTKAYHGMHAAGTSLAGIPLNHDGYGELMHDVQNVEWDDAKSLLGLVERVGAENIAAFFCEPIIGAGGIYLPPEGYLAEVRSICRDHDILFVVDEVVTGFGRIGGDSWFASARFGLEPDMITTAKGLTSGYVPMGAVFIAPRIAEPFFAGGVWWRHGYTYGGHAAAAAAALANLEIIRRENLLAEATRLEGDLAAALAPLADLDSVAEVRTGLGAVTAVQLADPATAPATVLRLREHGVSTRAAGQGALQVSPAFVMTTDEVGELADRMRAALS from the coding sequence ATGTCTGATTCATCAGCAACAAGCACCGAGCCCACGATTCCCGGGGGCGCGCTCTGGCACGGCTTCGCCGACATGGGCGCGGTCAGTGCCTCCGGCCCCTTCGTCGTCACCAGGGGTGAGGGCGCCCGGATCTTCGATCGCGACGGCAACTCCTACCTCGACGCGACGGCCGGCCTGTGGTTCACCAATGTCGGACACGGCCGGACCGAGATCGCCGACGCGGTCGCGGCGCAGCTCGGCAACCTCGCGCACTACTCCAACTTCGGCGACATCGCGAGCGACGTCACCCTGCAGCTCGCCGACGAACTCGCCCGGATCGCGCCGGTGCCGGGCTCGAAGATCTTCTTCACCTCCGGCGGCAGCGATTCGATCGACACCGCCGTCAAGCTCGCCCGACGCTACTGGGTGGAGCAGGGGCAGCCGTCCAAGAGGATGGTCGTCAGCCGCACCAAGGCCTACCACGGCATGCATGCCGCGGGTACCTCGCTGGCCGGTATCCCGCTGAACCACGACGGTTACGGCGAGCTCATGCACGACGTCCAGAACGTCGAGTGGGACGATGCGAAGAGTCTTCTGGGCCTCGTGGAGCGGGTCGGGGCGGAGAACATCGCCGCGTTCTTCTGCGAGCCGATCATCGGCGCCGGCGGCATCTACCTGCCGCCGGAGGGCTACCTCGCCGAGGTGCGGTCGATCTGCCGCGACCACGACATCCTGTTCGTCGTCGACGAGGTCGTCACCGGGTTCGGCCGCATCGGCGGCGACTCCTGGTTCGCCTCCGCCCGTTTCGGTCTCGAACCCGACATGATCACCACCGCGAAGGGCCTCACCTCGGGCTACGTGCCGATGGGTGCGGTGTTCATCGCACCCCGGATCGCCGAGCCGTTCTTCGCCGGTGGGGTGTGGTGGCGTCACGGCTACACCTACGGCGGCCACGCCGCAGCGGCCGCGGCCGCCCTGGCCAATCTCGAGATCATCCGTCGCGAGAACCTGCTCGCCGAGGCGACACGTCTCGAGGGCGACCTCGCGGCCGCGCTCGCACCGCTGGCCGACCTGGATTCGGTGGCAGAGGTGCGCACCGGACTCGGCGCGGTCACCGCGGTGCAACTCGCCGATCCCGCCACCGCCCCGGCCACGGTCCTCCGACTGCGCGAACACGGCGTGAGCACGCGGGCCGCGGGGCAGGGCGCACTCCAGGTCTCACCGGCGTTCGTCATGACCACCGACGAGGTCGGCGAGCTCGCGGACCGGATGCGCGCCGCCCTCTCCTGA
- a CDS encoding alkyl hydroperoxide reductase, which yields MSIDNLKEALPEYAKDLKLNLGTISRTTALTEEQLWGTLLSTAAATQNAKVLSEIADEAADTLSAEAYNAALGAASIMGMNNVFYRGRGFLDGKYDDLRAGLRMNIIGNPGVDKAAFELWSFAVSSINGCGHCVAAHENTLREAGVEREAILEALKVAAIVTGVAQAIATTEVLAKA from the coding sequence ATGAGCATCGACAATCTGAAGGAAGCCCTTCCCGAGTACGCGAAGGACCTCAAGCTCAACCTCGGCACGATCAGCCGCACCACCGCGCTGACCGAGGAGCAGCTGTGGGGCACGCTGCTGTCGACCGCCGCTGCCACCCAGAATGCCAAGGTGCTCAGCGAGATCGCCGACGAGGCAGCTGACACCCTGTCCGCCGAGGCCTACAACGCAGCCCTCGGCGCGGCGTCGATCATGGGTATGAACAACGTGTTCTACCGCGGTCGCGGCTTCCTCGACGGCAAGTACGACGACCTGCGCGCCGGCCTGCGGATGAACATCATCGGCAACCCGGGCGTCGACAAGGCCGCCTTCGAGCTGTGGTCGTTCGCGGTGTCCTCGATCAACGGTTGCGGCCACTGCGTCGCCGCCCACGAGAACACCCTGCGCGAGGCCGGCGTCGAGCGCGAGGCCATCCTCGAGGCGCTCAAGGTCGCCGCGATCGTGACCGGTGTCGCCCAGGCGATCGCCACCACCGAGGTGCTCGCCAAGGCGTGA
- a CDS encoding PAC2 family protein produces MDEQSARDDALYELAFPAPQVTRPDGTGPVLIHALEGFADAGHAVALAATHLRDSLESELVATFSSDELMDYRSRRPTISFSGETFTDVEMPALTLHAIRDNAGKGFLLLAGSEPDLRWEQFVDAVRRLSDRLGVTDVIGLNAIPMAVPHTRPPSITAHGSDTDALGDLPRWGSAMKLPASASMLLELRMGQHDYRASGLSVHVPHYLAQTNYPAASARLLAAVSELTGLDLPLAALDSAAEKVRAQVDTEVEGNAEIESVVAALETQYDTFTQAAQERASLLAAEESLPSGEELGAELERFLAEQANNGDAGSGDEGPQSPI; encoded by the coding sequence GTGGACGAGCAATCCGCGCGCGACGACGCGCTGTATGAACTCGCCTTTCCCGCTCCGCAGGTGACCCGGCCCGATGGCACGGGACCGGTACTGATCCATGCGCTCGAGGGGTTCGCCGACGCCGGCCACGCGGTGGCGCTGGCAGCCACCCATCTGCGCGACAGCCTGGAGTCCGAGCTGGTCGCGACGTTCTCGTCGGATGAGCTGATGGACTACCGCTCACGCCGGCCGACGATCTCGTTCAGCGGTGAGACCTTCACCGACGTCGAGATGCCTGCGCTGACGCTCCACGCGATCCGGGACAACGCGGGCAAGGGATTCCTGTTGCTCGCCGGTTCCGAACCGGATCTGCGCTGGGAGCAGTTCGTCGACGCGGTACGCCGCTTGAGCGATCGGCTCGGCGTCACCGATGTGATCGGCCTCAACGCGATCCCGATGGCCGTGCCGCACACCCGGCCGCCGTCGATCACCGCGCACGGCAGCGACACCGACGCTCTGGGCGACCTCCCCCGCTGGGGTTCGGCGATGAAACTGCCCGCCAGCGCTTCGATGCTGCTCGAGCTGCGCATGGGCCAGCACGACTACCGGGCCTCGGGGCTGTCGGTCCATGTGCCGCACTACCTCGCCCAGACCAACTACCCCGCCGCCTCGGCACGTCTGCTGGCGGCGGTCTCCGAACTCACCGGACTCGACCTACCCCTCGCCGCACTCGACAGCGCGGCGGAGAAGGTCCGGGCCCAGGTCGACACCGAGGTCGAGGGCAATGCGGAGATCGAGTCGGTGGTGGCCGCACTCGAGACCCAGTACGACACGTTCACCCAGGCCGCCCAGGAGCGGGCATCGTTGCTGGCCGCCGAGGAATCACTGCCCAGCGGTGAGGAACTCGGTGCCGAGCTCGAGAGGTTCCTGGCCGAACAGGCCAACAACGGGGACGCGGGATCTGGGGACGAGGGTCCACAATCACCGATCTGA
- a CDS encoding DEAD/DEAH box helicase codes for MSTPGLVVTDDEDAALEQYTQWWARRGLDLYPHQEESLLELLAGSHVILATPTGSGKSLVAAGALYFARCRGERAFYTAPIKALVSEKFFELCDMFGADQVGLLTGDAAVNPDAPIVCATAEIVANLALAAGKDSDIGTLVADEFHYYGEPDRGWAWQVPLIELPSTQFLLMSATLGDVSFFVDDLTRRTGRDTVEVTGVQRPVPLEHTYAMTPIHETIEQLVDRGRAPVYVVHFTQAAAVERAQALLSVKICDKAEKAAIAEAIGDFRFSTGFGNTLSKLLRSGIGVHHAGMLPRYRRLVERLAQQGLLKVIAGTDTLGVGINVPIRTVLFAGLSKYDGRRVRRLRAREFHQIAGRAGRAGFDTIGYVVAQAPDHDVDNARAVAKAGDDPKKLRKLVRKKPPEGFVSWGEKTFTQLIDAPDEPLRSHFQMTTAMLLEVLARPGDCFAAMRHLLEDNHEPRDRQIRHIKHTIELYRGLRDAGIVVQLDSPDATGRHIALSVDMPANFALTSPLSAFALATFELLDTESSTYALDVVSVLESTLENPRPMLIAQRKVARDAAIAEMKADGIEYEERMTRLEEITWPQPLAEEIFAAFEIYRRGHPWVSSFPPAPKSVLREMLEKAMTFTELISAYGLARSEGVLLRYLSDCYRVLRQGVPTSAVTPEIEQIVENLGTMIREVDSSLVDEWEALAAQAAGA; via the coding sequence CTGAGCACCCCGGGACTCGTCGTCACCGACGACGAGGACGCCGCACTCGAGCAGTACACCCAGTGGTGGGCCCGGCGTGGGCTCGACCTCTACCCGCATCAAGAGGAGTCTCTGCTCGAGCTGCTGGCCGGGAGCCACGTCATCCTCGCGACGCCGACCGGCTCGGGTAAGTCCCTCGTCGCCGCGGGCGCGCTCTACTTCGCACGATGCCGGGGTGAGCGCGCCTTCTACACCGCGCCCATCAAGGCGCTGGTGAGCGAGAAGTTCTTCGAGTTGTGTGACATGTTCGGGGCCGACCAGGTGGGTCTGCTCACCGGTGACGCCGCGGTCAACCCCGACGCCCCGATCGTCTGCGCGACCGCGGAGATCGTGGCCAATCTGGCCCTGGCCGCCGGCAAGGACAGCGACATCGGGACCCTCGTCGCCGACGAGTTCCACTACTACGGCGAACCCGACCGCGGCTGGGCCTGGCAGGTCCCGCTCATCGAACTGCCCTCGACGCAGTTCCTGTTGATGTCGGCGACGCTCGGCGACGTCTCGTTCTTCGTCGACGACCTCACCCGCCGCACCGGTCGCGACACCGTCGAGGTCACCGGCGTCCAGCGACCGGTCCCACTCGAACACACCTACGCGATGACACCGATCCACGAGACCATCGAGCAACTCGTCGATCGCGGTCGTGCGCCGGTCTATGTGGTGCACTTCACCCAGGCCGCCGCCGTCGAACGGGCGCAGGCACTGCTCAGCGTCAAGATCTGCGACAAGGCCGAGAAGGCCGCCATCGCCGAGGCGATCGGCGACTTCCGCTTCTCCACCGGATTCGGCAACACATTGTCGAAGCTGCTCCGCTCGGGAATCGGCGTGCACCACGCGGGAATGCTCCCCCGGTATCGCCGTCTCGTGGAACGCCTCGCCCAACAGGGCTTGTTGAAGGTGATCGCCGGGACCGACACGCTCGGGGTGGGCATCAACGTGCCGATCCGCACGGTGTTGTTCGCCGGACTGAGCAAGTACGACGGCCGTCGGGTCCGCCGCCTCCGGGCCCGCGAGTTCCACCAGATCGCCGGCCGCGCCGGCCGCGCCGGGTTCGACACCATCGGTTACGTCGTCGCCCAGGCCCCCGACCACGACGTCGACAACGCCCGGGCCGTCGCCAAGGCGGGTGACGACCCGAAGAAGCTGCGGAAGCTGGTGCGCAAGAAGCCTCCCGAGGGTTTCGTCTCGTGGGGTGAGAAGACCTTCACCCAGCTGATCGACGCGCCGGACGAGCCGTTGCGCAGCCACTTCCAGATGACGACCGCGATGCTGCTCGAAGTGCTCGCACGTCCGGGTGACTGCTTTGCCGCGATGCGCCACCTGCTCGAGGACAACCACGAACCCCGCGACCGCCAGATCCGCCACATCAAGCACACGATCGAGTTGTATCGCGGCCTGCGCGACGCCGGGATCGTCGTGCAGCTCGACTCCCCCGACGCCACCGGCCGACACATCGCGCTCAGTGTCGACATGCCCGCGAACTTCGCGCTCACCAGCCCGCTGTCGGCGTTCGCCCTCGCGACCTTCGAGCTACTCGACACCGAATCCTCCACGTACGCACTCGACGTGGTCTCGGTGTTGGAGTCGACTCTCGAGAACCCGAGGCCGATGCTGATCGCCCAGCGCAAGGTTGCGCGCGATGCCGCGATCGCCGAGATGAAGGCGGACGGCATCGAGTACGAGGAGCGCATGACGCGGCTCGAGGAGATCACCTGGCCGCAGCCACTCGCCGAGGAGATCTTCGCGGCCTTCGAGATCTACCGCCGCGGCCATCCGTGGGTGTCGTCGTTCCCGCCGGCGCCGAAATCGGTGCTCCGCGAGATGCTGGAGAAGGCGATGACCTTCACCGAGCTGATCTCCGCCTACGGCCTCGCCCGCAGCGAGGGCGTGCTGCTCCGTTACCTGTCGGACTGTTACCGCGTTCTGCGGCAAGGTGTTCCGACGAGCGCGGTCACCCCGGAGATCGAACAGATCGTGGAGAACCTCGGGACCATGATCCGCGAGGTCGACTCCAGTCTGGTCGACGAGTGGGAGGCCCTCGCGGCGCAGGCCGCCGGCGCCTGA
- a CDS encoding hydrogen peroxide-inducible genes activator yields the protein MPDKTYQPTIAGLRAFVALANRRHFGTAATDLGVSQPSLSQALSALEAGLGVTLVERTTRRVLVTADGAELLPRAIAAVEAVDEFTSAAAGAGQPLHGTLRVGVIPTVAPYVLPTLLRGFGDRLPELRPRVVEEQTARLVEQLRLGTLDVALLALPVEVAGIAEIPIYREDFVLALPSGHALAGRRRVDPTALADLPLLLLDEGHCLRDQALEVCRLAGVRPDLGQTRAASLTTAVHCVAGGLGVTLIPETAVASETASGDLATATFATPRPGRRIGLVFRRSARHEEAYRELATVVGDLVAANGAVRRL from the coding sequence ATGCCCGATAAGACTTATCAGCCGACGATCGCCGGTCTCCGCGCCTTCGTCGCCCTCGCGAATCGACGCCACTTCGGCACGGCAGCAACGGATCTGGGAGTGAGTCAACCTTCGCTGTCCCAGGCGCTGTCGGCGCTGGAGGCCGGACTCGGGGTGACCCTGGTGGAGCGTACGACCCGCCGCGTCCTGGTGACCGCGGACGGGGCCGAACTGCTGCCGCGGGCGATCGCGGCGGTGGAGGCCGTCGACGAGTTCACCTCGGCCGCAGCGGGTGCCGGGCAGCCGTTGCACGGAACCCTGCGAGTGGGCGTCATCCCCACCGTCGCGCCGTATGTGCTGCCGACGCTTCTGCGCGGTTTCGGCGACCGGCTCCCGGAGTTGCGGCCCCGGGTCGTCGAGGAGCAGACCGCGCGTCTGGTCGAGCAGTTACGTCTCGGCACGCTCGACGTCGCACTGCTCGCGCTACCCGTCGAGGTTGCCGGGATTGCCGAGATCCCCATCTACCGTGAGGATTTCGTGCTGGCGCTGCCCTCGGGCCATGCGCTGGCGGGTCGACGCCGGGTCGACCCGACCGCTCTGGCCGATCTGCCGCTCCTCCTCCTCGATGAAGGGCATTGCCTGCGCGACCAGGCGTTGGAGGTGTGCCGGCTGGCGGGCGTACGGCCCGATCTCGGGCAGACTCGGGCGGCGTCGTTGACCACCGCCGTGCACTGCGTCGCCGGCGGCCTCGGCGTGACCCTCATCCCGGAGACGGCGGTCGCCTCGGAGACCGCATCGGGAGACCTCGCGACGGCGACCTTCGCCACACCGCGACCAGGCCGTCGCATCGGTCTGGTGTTCCGGCGCTCGGCGCGTCACGAGGAGGCCTACCGCGAACTCGCCACGGTCGTCGGCGATCTCGTCGCCGCGAACGGAGCGGTGAGGCGGCTCTGA
- a CDS encoding peroxiredoxin, whose translation MALLTIGDQFPAYNLTAVIGGDLSKVNAQQPDDYFTTVTSDDHPGQWRIVFFWPKDFTFVCPTEIAAFGKLNDEFADRDTQVLGASVDNEFVHFQWRAQHEDLKTLPFPMMSDLKRELAAACGVLNADGVADRATFIVDPNNEIQFVSVTAGSVGRNVDEVLRVLDALQSDELCACNWKKGDPTINAGELMSAGA comes from the coding sequence ATGGCCCTGCTCACCATCGGTGACCAGTTCCCCGCCTACAACCTCACCGCTGTCATCGGCGGCGACCTCAGCAAGGTCAATGCTCAGCAGCCCGACGACTACTTCACCACCGTCACCTCCGACGACCATCCCGGACAGTGGCGCATCGTCTTCTTCTGGCCCAAGGACTTCACCTTCGTGTGCCCGACCGAGATCGCCGCATTCGGCAAGCTCAACGACGAGTTCGCCGATCGTGACACCCAGGTCCTCGGCGCGTCGGTCGACAACGAGTTCGTGCACTTCCAGTGGCGCGCGCAGCACGAGGACCTCAAGACCCTCCCGTTCCCGATGATGAGCGACCTCAAGCGTGAACTGGCTGCCGCCTGTGGCGTTCTCAACGCCGACGGAGTCGCCGACCGTGCGACCTTCATCGTCGACCCGAACAACGAGATCCAGTTCGTGTCGGTCACCGCGGGTTCGGTCGGCCGCAACGTCGACGAGGTCCTGCGCGTCCTCGACGCCCTGCAGTCCGACGAGCTGTGTGCCTGCAACTGGAAGAAGGGCGACCCGACGATCAACGCCGGTGAGCTCATGTCCGCCGGCGCGTAA